One stretch of Malus domestica chromosome 14, GDT2T_hap1 DNA includes these proteins:
- the LOC103453877 gene encoding uncharacterized protein has translation MCPLRFILLFFSAILAGYFAWRTVHSSPSGTDIITSSQLDSTNINENMGSSKHEQEAFNFKFMIQNGFWVFVDMASGKYLWRNFKEMNEGKVKC, from the exons ATGTGTCCTCTAAGGTTCATCTTGTTGTTCTTCTCAGCAATCCTTGCAGGATACTTTGCATGGAGGACGGTTCATTCTTCTCCCTCCGGAACCGACATCATAACCTCCTCACAGCTTGATTCTACCAACATTAATGAAAATATGGGATCATCCAAACATGAACAAGAagcattcaattttaaattt ATGATTCAGAATGGCTTCTGGGTATTTGTGGACATGGCCAGCGGGAAATACTTGTGGAGGAATTTTAAGGAGATGAATGAAGGCAAAGTAAAATGTTAG